A stretch of the Clostridiales bacterium genome encodes the following:
- a CDS encoding GerMN domain-containing protein: MNRGIGKRMLCLALALCAGLVMSGCAGRSGEEKAPSPTLAPAVVDLKAPDGDRAVRKAGDYTIYMAGPNELQLRTQTVHLEETNLKDTAETLVRMLLESESESTMMGQPLALYRGQPPEISGGICTVNLEPSALRMDYSNYYKLSVALATTLCALDEISGVNVLTASQSVALDVNGSLPMGTLSGHPGENLPVLWEQMGSKRTPVGADSGKTPLSAAATVYYPLKDGRGIGCESRMMNFPGQKPDQLAAVLVEAVNEAVHRKDGNTGLPNLTDYMLHMPVTSVLDDGGKLITVSFRDNIRELAEEWNTDRSCLIAAVACTLSTFVPGVTAVCVRVGDTLMTELDSTRYSVGTILGGLVRRETSEMFLTGSANVFYEKNGRLAMCEKPVERDMTDSPRAVLEAILEGPDRREREAGILPTIPDGVSGDDILGIAAEGDMLLVNLSEAFRRAIENAGPDKETLLCYSIVNSLCLNSGMKRVCFFFEGKQAETIAGSLYWGGEFMYNPGM; this comes from the coding sequence ATGAACAGAGGAATCGGAAAACGGATGCTGTGCCTGGCACTGGCCCTCTGCGCGGGACTCGTGATGAGCGGATGCGCCGGGAGAAGCGGCGAGGAGAAGGCACCGAGTCCGACGCTGGCTCCCGCGGTGGTGGACCTGAAGGCGCCGGACGGGGACCGGGCCGTGCGCAAGGCCGGGGACTACACGATTTACATGGCCGGCCCGAACGAACTGCAGCTGCGGACGCAGACCGTCCACCTGGAGGAAACCAACCTGAAGGATACGGCGGAAACGCTGGTCCGCATGCTGCTGGAATCCGAAAGCGAAAGTACCATGATGGGACAGCCGCTGGCACTGTACCGAGGACAGCCGCCGGAAATCAGCGGCGGTATCTGCACGGTGAACCTGGAGCCTTCCGCACTCCGGATGGATTACAGCAATTACTACAAGCTGAGCGTGGCGCTGGCGACCACACTGTGCGCGCTGGATGAGATCAGCGGCGTGAACGTGCTGACAGCCAGCCAGAGCGTGGCGCTGGACGTGAATGGCAGCCTGCCGATGGGCACGCTTTCCGGGCATCCGGGTGAGAACCTGCCGGTGCTGTGGGAGCAGATGGGCTCGAAACGGACGCCGGTGGGCGCCGACAGCGGCAAGACCCCGCTGAGCGCGGCGGCAACGGTATACTACCCGCTGAAGGACGGGCGGGGAATCGGCTGTGAAAGCCGGATGATGAATTTCCCCGGGCAGAAGCCGGACCAGCTGGCTGCCGTACTGGTGGAAGCGGTGAATGAGGCAGTGCACCGGAAGGACGGAAACACCGGGCTGCCGAACCTGACGGATTACATGCTGCATATGCCGGTGACCAGCGTGCTGGATGACGGCGGGAAGCTGATCACCGTGAGCTTCCGGGACAATATCCGGGAGCTGGCGGAGGAGTGGAACACAGACCGGTCCTGCCTGATCGCCGCGGTGGCGTGCACCCTGTCGACCTTTGTGCCGGGGGTGACGGCCGTGTGCGTGCGGGTCGGGGATACGCTGATGACGGAGCTGGACAGTACCCGGTACAGCGTCGGAACGATCCTGGGCGGCCTGGTCCGCCGCGAAACGTCGGAAATGTTCCTGACCGGAAGCGCAAATGTTTTCTATGAAAAGAACGGCCGGCTGGCCATGTGCGAAAAGCCGGTGGAACGGGACATGACCGACAGCCCGCGGGCGGTGCTGGAGGCCATCCTGGAAGGACCGGACCGGCGGGAGCGGGAAGCCGGCATCCTGCCGACCATTCCGGACGGGGTCAGCGGGGATGATATCCTGGGAATCGCCGCGGAAGGCGATATGCTGCTGGTGAACCTGAGCGAGGCGTTCCGCAGGGCAATTGAGAACGCGGGACCGGATAAGGAAACGCTGCTGTGCTACAGCATTGTGAATTCGCTGTGCCTGAATTCCGGCATGAAGCGGGTATGCTTCTTCTTTGAGGGGAAACAGGCTGAAACGATTGCCGGCAGCCTCTACTGGGGCGGCGAATTCATGTACAACCCGGGCATGTGA
- a CDS encoding response regulator transcription factor: MGKRILLVDDEPLILKGLKYTLEQEGYETESAMDGEEALAMFESGGFDLILLDVMLPKLDGIAVCQRIRERSDVPIIMLTAKGDDMDKILGLEYGADDYMTKPFNILEVKARIKTILRRVSGSVQQQEHRLIRVHDMEINLVKRSVTLGGKDIKLTAKEFDLLQMFVTNRGMVFSREQMLETVWKYDYAGDARTVDVHIRRLREKIERDTTKPEFIFTKWGVGYYFTDQD, translated from the coding sequence GTGGGCAAACGGATCCTGTTGGTCGACGACGAGCCTCTGATCCTGAAAGGTCTGAAATACACGCTGGAACAGGAAGGATACGAAACGGAGAGCGCCATGGACGGCGAGGAAGCGCTGGCCATGTTCGAATCCGGCGGATTTGACCTGATCCTGCTGGACGTGATGCTGCCGAAGCTGGACGGGATCGCTGTATGCCAGCGGATCCGGGAGCGCAGCGACGTTCCGATCATCATGCTGACGGCCAAGGGAGACGACATGGACAAGATCCTGGGCCTGGAATACGGCGCGGATGATTATATGACCAAGCCCTTCAACATCCTGGAAGTCAAAGCCAGGATCAAGACGATCCTGCGCCGGGTTTCCGGCAGCGTACAGCAGCAGGAGCACCGCCTGATCCGGGTTCATGACATGGAAATCAACCTGGTCAAGCGCAGCGTGACCCTGGGCGGGAAGGACATCAAGCTGACCGCCAAGGAATTTGACCTGCTGCAGATGTTTGTGACGAACCGCGGCATGGTGTTCAGCCGGGAGCAGATGCTGGAGACCGTGTGGAAGTATGACTACGCCGGGGACGCACGCACTGTGGACGTTCATATCCGCCGCCTGCGGGAAAAGATTGAACGGGATACGACAAAGCCTGAATTCATCTTTACCAAGTGGGGGGTTGGTTACTATTTCACGGATCAGGACTAA
- a CDS encoding HAMP domain-containing protein: MAATNLTGMVSGYMFDQREREDSLLTEKAAASAADLFENGMPEELNRVLAENAQSMNGRLMVIDNDGKVQFDTFGAMCGRRIQLEEVLQVLTAGETAAYGRYTPGRDTVREMSGEENAEYVAYSVHEMTGGNGRIGALLFVSRIQSLMDSLGTVQLQLIRVFAVIVLAALLLALFLSQVLTKPITDLSRTMRKMGKGDLSVRAPVRGSGELRELAENYNTMAEQLERLDQSRSQFVSNASHELRTPLTTMKIMLETVMYEPDMPQDLRTEFMQDMNHEIDRLTGIVNDLLTLSRIDSESMEMKTEPVDMSALTWETIRMLTPAAEKRQQHLIGNVQPDLTMQGDRLKLNQILYNLTDNAIKYTPEGGHIGIMLTEENGSLVWRVRDDGIGIPEEDQKHIFERFYRVDKARSRETGGTGLGLSIVKQLVAAHGGTISVYSETGKGTEFTVVLPREGVPQ, encoded by the coding sequence GTGGCAGCCACCAACCTGACCGGCATGGTCAGCGGATATATGTTCGACCAGCGGGAACGGGAGGACAGCCTGCTGACGGAAAAGGCCGCGGCCTCCGCGGCGGACCTGTTTGAGAACGGCATGCCGGAGGAGCTGAACCGGGTGCTGGCGGAGAACGCCCAGTCCATGAACGGGCGGCTGATGGTGATTGATAACGACGGCAAGGTCCAGTTTGATACGTTCGGCGCGATGTGCGGCCGGCGGATCCAGCTGGAGGAAGTGCTGCAGGTGCTGACGGCGGGGGAGACTGCGGCCTACGGCCGGTATACGCCCGGCCGGGATACCGTGCGGGAGATGAGCGGCGAGGAAAACGCCGAATATGTGGCATACAGCGTGCATGAGATGACCGGCGGGAACGGACGGATCGGCGCGCTGCTTTTTGTGAGCCGGATCCAGAGCCTGATGGACTCGCTGGGGACGGTGCAGCTGCAGCTGATCCGCGTGTTTGCGGTGATTGTGCTGGCGGCCCTGCTGCTGGCGCTGTTCCTGAGCCAGGTGCTGACCAAGCCGATTACCGACCTGAGCCGGACGATGAGAAAGATGGGGAAGGGCGACCTGAGCGTCCGCGCCCCGGTGCGCGGCAGCGGCGAGCTGCGGGAACTGGCCGAAAACTACAACACCATGGCGGAACAGCTGGAACGGCTGGACCAGTCCAGGAGCCAGTTCGTTTCCAATGCCAGCCATGAGCTGCGGACACCGCTGACGACCATGAAGATCATGCTGGAAACGGTGATGTATGAGCCGGACATGCCGCAGGACCTGCGCACGGAGTTCATGCAGGACATGAACCACGAGATTGACCGGCTGACCGGCATCGTGAACGACCTGCTGACCCTGTCGCGGATCGACAGCGAAAGCATGGAAATGAAGACCGAACCGGTGGACATGAGCGCGCTGACATGGGAGACTATCCGGATGCTGACACCGGCGGCCGAGAAGCGGCAGCAGCACCTGATCGGCAATGTGCAGCCGGACCTGACCATGCAGGGCGACCGGCTGAAGCTGAACCAGATCCTGTACAACCTGACGGACAACGCGATCAAGTATACGCCGGAAGGCGGGCATATCGGCATCATGCTGACCGAGGAGAACGGAAGCCTGGTCTGGCGGGTGCGGGATGACGGCATCGGCATTCCGGAGGAAGACCAGAAGCATATCTTCGAACGGTTCTACCGGGTGGACAAGGCCCGGAGCCGGGAAACGGGCGGAACCGGCCTGGGCCTGAGCATCGTGAAACAGCTGGTGGCCGCGCACGGCGGAACGATCTCCGTATACAGCGAAACAGGGAAAGGCACTGAGTTCACGGTGGTCCTGCCCCGGGAAGGAGTGCCGCAATGA
- a CDS encoding AzlD domain-containing protein: MSNGQIWIAILVAAGVSLLVRVLPLTLIRRKITNRFLRSFLYYVPYATLAVMTFPAIIDAAGNPVAGIAALAVGGVLAWLRAGLFPVALASCVTVFLTEWLMRIG, encoded by the coding sequence ATGAGTAACGGACAGATCTGGATCGCGATTCTGGTCGCGGCGGGTGTGAGCCTGCTGGTGCGCGTGCTTCCGCTGACCCTGATCCGGAGGAAAATCACCAACCGCTTCCTGCGGTCGTTCCTGTACTATGTGCCCTACGCCACACTGGCGGTGATGACGTTCCCGGCGATCATTGACGCGGCCGGAAATCCCGTGGCAGGCATTGCGGCGCTGGCGGTGGGCGGGGTCCTCGCATGGCTCCGGGCTGGGCTGTTCCCGGTGGCGCTGGCCAGCTGCGTGACCGTGTTCCTGACCGAATGGCTGATGCGGATCGGCTGA
- a CDS encoding AzlC family ABC transporter permease, giving the protein MRRLILRGLRDGLPIGVGYFAVAFSLGIVARQTGLTPLQGFVASLLNHASAGEYALYSLIAARAAFWEIALVIMITNMRYLLMSTALSQRIPTETGMAGRIATGFCITDEIFALVIGYAGKLSLAYLGSAFILADLMWSAGTMAGIIAGNILPANVVSALSVAIYGMFLAIIMPPARENKVIAGLVAAAFACSFALNRLVSPETMSDGMKVIVLTVALSAIAAVLFPVPEEKEGGTAHE; this is encoded by the coding sequence ATGCGCAGGCTGATCCTTCGGGGACTGCGGGACGGGCTTCCCATCGGCGTGGGCTACTTCGCGGTGGCGTTCTCCCTGGGAATCGTCGCGCGGCAGACGGGGCTGACCCCGCTGCAGGGTTTTGTGGCCAGCCTGCTGAACCACGCCTCGGCGGGCGAGTACGCCCTCTATTCCCTGATCGCCGCGCGCGCGGCTTTCTGGGAAATCGCGCTGGTGATCATGATCACCAATATGCGGTACCTGCTGATGAGCACCGCGCTCAGCCAGCGGATTCCGACGGAGACGGGCATGGCCGGGCGCATTGCCACCGGCTTCTGCATTACGGATGAAATTTTTGCGCTGGTCATCGGCTATGCCGGGAAGCTTTCCCTGGCGTACCTGGGCAGCGCGTTTATCCTGGCGGACCTGATGTGGTCGGCCGGGACCATGGCGGGTATCATTGCCGGGAATATCCTGCCGGCCAACGTCGTGAGCGCGCTGAGCGTGGCGATCTACGGCATGTTCCTGGCGATCATCATGCCGCCGGCCCGGGAAAACAAGGTGATCGCCGGACTGGTCGCGGCGGCCTTCGCGTGCAGCTTCGCGCTGAACCGGCTGGTTTCCCCGGAAACCATGTCGGACGGCATGAAGGTGATCGTGCTGACGGTGGCGCTTTCCGCGATTGCGGCGGTGCTGTTCCCTGTGCCCGAGGAGAAGGAAGGGGGGACGGCGCATGAGTAA
- a CDS encoding ParA family protein: MGKIIAIANQKGGVGKTTTAVNLSACLAEAGKKVLMVDLDPQGNTTSGLGCTVNERNTVYDAMMGRAKLDDCIQPTAQKKLKLAGSDIRLAAAEVELVSVNEREFYMKKLLAPCRSDFDFVIIDCPPSLSLLTLNALAAADTVLIPIQCEYYALEGVRSLMDTVNRVKRTFNPHLEIEGILLTMLDGRTNLGLQVVDQVKKHFKKTVFATMIPRNVRLGEAPSHGEPINIYDPRSTGAIAYRALAKEVISRNRGKK, translated from the coding sequence ATGGGCAAAATCATTGCAATTGCGAATCAGAAGGGCGGTGTCGGGAAAACCACAACCGCCGTGAATTTATCCGCCTGCCTGGCGGAAGCCGGCAAAAAGGTGCTGATGGTGGACCTGGACCCGCAGGGGAATACGACCAGCGGCCTCGGGTGCACCGTGAACGAACGGAATACCGTGTATGACGCGATGATGGGCCGCGCGAAGCTGGATGACTGCATCCAGCCGACCGCCCAGAAGAAGCTGAAGCTGGCGGGCAGCGATATCCGGCTGGCCGCGGCCGAGGTGGAGCTGGTTTCGGTGAACGAGCGGGAGTTCTACATGAAAAAGCTGCTGGCGCCGTGCCGGAGTGATTTCGACTTCGTGATCATCGACTGCCCGCCGAGCCTGAGCCTGCTGACGCTGAACGCGCTGGCTGCGGCGGATACGGTGCTGATTCCGATCCAGTGCGAATACTACGCGCTGGAGGGCGTCCGCAGCCTGATGGACACCGTGAACCGGGTGAAGCGGACATTCAACCCGCACCTGGAGATCGAGGGCATCCTGCTGACCATGCTGGACGGGCGGACAAACCTCGGCCTGCAGGTGGTGGACCAGGTGAAGAAGCACTTCAAGAAGACGGTGTTTGCCACGATGATCCCGCGGAATGTGCGGCTGGGTGAGGCGCCCAGCCACGGGGAACCGATCAATATCTACGATCCGAGAAGCACAGGCGCGATTGCCTACCGCGCGCTGGCGAAGGAAGTCATCTCCCGGAACCGGGGCAAGAAGTAA
- a CDS encoding ribose-phosphate pyrophosphokinase: protein MTDFVSDWNTDSFLTYPVGPLGLIAMPGTEELGAKINAWLKKWRDHAEETEPGDMRTTPGAERQDFLISVTCPRFGNGEAKGMIKESIRGYDMYILSDPGAYNVTYDMFGQKVPMSPDEHFANLKRIIAAMGGKAKRVTVIMPMLYEGRQHRRASRESLDCAMALQELENMGVSNIVTFDAHDPRVQNAIPTTGFESVMPSYQIFKALLKRDKTLRIDREHMMIVSPDEGAIDRNIFYASVLGLDLGLFYKRRDYTRIVNGRNPIVAHEYLGDSVEGKDIFVADDMISSGESIIDLARELKKRKANRIFAGATFALFTNGLENYEKAYRDGLIDRVISTNLTYRNPELAKTEWFVEADMSKYISYIIATLNHDRSLSKLLNPYDRIHGLLKRYNAEQKEAGLRLV from the coding sequence ATGACTGATTTTGTCAGTGACTGGAACACGGATTCTTTTCTGACTTATCCTGTTGGGCCGCTGGGACTGATCGCGATGCCGGGCACGGAGGAGCTCGGCGCCAAGATCAACGCCTGGCTGAAGAAGTGGCGTGACCATGCGGAGGAAACCGAGCCCGGCGATATGCGGACTACGCCCGGCGCAGAACGGCAGGACTTCCTGATCAGTGTGACCTGTCCCCGTTTCGGAAACGGAGAGGCCAAGGGCATGATCAAGGAGAGCATCCGCGGATACGACATGTACATCCTGTCGGATCCGGGTGCCTACAACGTAACCTATGATATGTTCGGCCAGAAGGTTCCCATGAGCCCGGACGAGCATTTCGCCAACCTGAAGCGGATTATCGCCGCGATGGGCGGCAAAGCAAAGCGCGTGACGGTGATTATGCCGATGCTGTACGAAGGCCGGCAGCACCGCCGCGCTTCCCGCGAGAGCCTGGACTGCGCCATGGCGCTGCAGGAACTCGAAAACATGGGTGTCAGCAACATCGTGACGTTTGACGCGCATGACCCGCGCGTGCAGAACGCGATTCCGACCACCGGATTCGAGAGCGTGATGCCCAGCTACCAGATTTTCAAAGCCCTGCTGAAACGGGACAAGACCCTGCGCATTGACCGGGAACACATGATGATCGTCTCCCCGGATGAAGGCGCGATCGACCGGAACATCTTCTACGCCTCCGTGCTCGGGCTGGACCTGGGCCTGTTCTACAAGCGGCGGGACTACACCCGCATCGTGAACGGCCGCAACCCGATCGTGGCCCATGAATACCTGGGCGACAGCGTGGAAGGCAAGGACATCTTCGTGGCGGACGATATGATCTCCAGCGGCGAGAGCATCATCGACCTGGCCCGCGAGCTGAAAAAGCGCAAGGCCAACCGCATTTTCGCGGGCGCGACCTTCGCCCTGTTCACCAACGGCCTGGAGAATTACGAAAAAGCCTACCGCGACGGCCTGATCGACCGCGTGATCTCCACCAACCTGACCTACCGGAATCCCGAGCTGGCGAAGACGGAATGGTTTGTGGAAGCGGACATGAGCAAGTATATCTCCTACATCATCGCAACGCTGAACCATGACCGCAGCCTCAGCAAGCTGCTGAATCCCTACGACCGGATCCACGGACTGCTCAAGCGCTACAACGCCGAGCAGAAGGAAGCCGGACTGCGCCTGGTGTAA
- a CDS encoding ParB/RepB/Spo0J family partition protein, translating to MAKKSHGLGRGLDSLFPGAEEWGTSIQEIPVGELDPNPDQPRQSFDQESIGQLADSIRDQGVLQPLLVVPASGGRYRIIAGERRYRASRIAGLETVPCIVKDIDVIRQMEIALIENLQREDLNPMEAARGIQALMKQCGYTQEKVSTRLGKSRPAVANLLRLLSLPEEVTEMVRDGLISAGHARVLAGIRDPEEQIRLAHRAADEGMSVRRLEQLASAAKEKPAKKRRPAPMPAELGELQEKIRLKTGLKSALTGSITKGRIVLQYSSRDELERLNELLDQIQE from the coding sequence ATGGCCAAGAAATCTCACGGACTCGGACGGGGACTGGATTCCCTGTTCCCCGGCGCGGAAGAGTGGGGAACCAGTATCCAGGAAATTCCCGTGGGCGAACTGGATCCGAACCCGGACCAGCCCCGGCAGTCATTTGACCAGGAAAGCATCGGACAGCTGGCGGACAGCATCCGCGACCAGGGCGTGCTGCAGCCGCTGCTGGTGGTTCCCGCCAGCGGCGGGCGCTACCGGATTATCGCCGGTGAGCGCCGGTACCGTGCGTCCCGCATCGCGGGGCTGGAGACGGTGCCGTGCATTGTGAAGGATATTGACGTGATCCGGCAGATGGAAATCGCGCTGATCGAGAACCTGCAGCGCGAGGACCTGAACCCGATGGAAGCGGCGCGCGGTATCCAGGCGCTGATGAAGCAGTGCGGCTATACGCAGGAGAAGGTCAGCACACGGCTGGGCAAGAGCCGGCCGGCGGTGGCGAACCTGCTGCGCCTGCTTTCCCTGCCGGAGGAAGTGACCGAGATGGTGCGCGACGGACTGATCAGCGCGGGCCATGCCCGGGTGCTGGCCGGAATCAGGGACCCGGAGGAGCAGATCCGCCTGGCGCACCGCGCGGCAGATGAAGGCATGAGCGTGCGCCGGCTGGAGCAGCTGGCCTCCGCAGCGAAGGAAAAACCTGCGAAGAAGCGCCGCCCGGCGCCGATGCCGGCGGAGCTCGGCGAGCTGCAGGAGAAGATCCGGCTGAAGACCGGTCTGAAGAGCGCGCTGACCGGCAGCATTACCAAGGGACGGATTGTGCTGCAGTACAGCTCGCGGGATGAGCTGGAACGGCTGAACGAACTGCTGGACCAGATTCAGGAGTAA
- a CDS encoding DUF3048 C-terminal domain-containing protein, whose protein sequence is MKKAVSILLTIVMVFALTAAMAEPTKIDGLAQRNITINKAGENTVPAGISPTTGRDLAEAGKDVKDGFVGMAVTGQYMPLMVQVTNSGSGIGNRAPLFASYADVIYEAPKDYKGVTRLTMVYSDTIPEWVGCTRSMRVMHVWLREEWNAPIVYHGHQAAGGGDTDVSTAIRALGWHVPEAPGSPGASVFYDGMYPKEWGAHHYRVKTMGDIADNVVYYAPGIMTDVVAKEDIQPRNHTYLFTDTAPEGGDDATNVYVSWNNTANKTSEEKFPFYFNSMFEYDEAEGIYYRYILKDAANINAGTAVLYDELAPVSVKKAGNAEVTIDFTHGNPITFSNVIIQSVNIDWSQGAEMPVITELGTGNADIFMGGKHYAGVWNRDTLTDRTVFYDENGNEMPLMRGKTMIILMDYNKEIRQVTYE, encoded by the coding sequence TTGAAGAAAGCAGTAAGCATCCTGCTGACAATCGTGATGGTATTCGCGTTAACGGCTGCGATGGCAGAACCAACGAAGATCGATGGACTGGCGCAGAGAAATATTACAATCAACAAAGCGGGGGAGAACACGGTACCTGCCGGTATCAGCCCCACGACCGGACGCGACCTTGCTGAAGCCGGCAAGGACGTGAAGGATGGTTTTGTGGGAATGGCTGTGACCGGCCAGTATATGCCCCTGATGGTGCAGGTGACGAACAGCGGTTCCGGGATCGGCAACCGCGCTCCCCTTTTCGCGAGCTATGCGGACGTGATTTATGAAGCTCCCAAGGACTACAAGGGTGTTACCCGGCTGACAATGGTATATTCCGATACCATCCCCGAGTGGGTCGGATGCACGCGCAGCATGCGGGTGATGCATGTGTGGCTCCGTGAGGAGTGGAATGCTCCGATCGTATACCACGGACACCAGGCTGCCGGCGGCGGCGATACGGATGTTTCCACGGCAATCCGCGCGCTGGGATGGCATGTGCCGGAAGCGCCGGGTTCCCCCGGAGCCAGCGTGTTCTATGACGGTATGTACCCGAAGGAATGGGGTGCGCACCACTACCGCGTGAAGACCATGGGCGATATCGCTGACAACGTGGTGTACTACGCGCCGGGCATCATGACGGACGTGGTGGCCAAGGAGGATATCCAGCCCCGCAACCATACCTACCTGTTCACGGATACCGCGCCGGAAGGCGGCGACGACGCGACGAACGTCTACGTATCCTGGAACAACACGGCCAACAAGACCAGCGAGGAGAAATTCCCCTTCTACTTCAACTCCATGTTTGAGTATGACGAGGCAGAGGGAATCTATTACCGGTACATCCTGAAGGATGCTGCGAACATCAACGCGGGCACCGCGGTGCTGTATGACGAGCTGGCGCCTGTGAGCGTGAAGAAGGCCGGCAATGCTGAGGTGACGATCGACTTCACCCACGGCAACCCGATCACCTTCAGCAATGTGATTATCCAGAGCGTCAACATCGACTGGAGCCAGGGCGCCGAGATGCCGGTGATCACCGAGCTCGGAACCGGAAATGCCGATATCTTCATGGGCGGAAAACACTATGCCGGCGTGTGGAACCGGGACACCCTGACGGACCGCACCGTGTTCTACGATGAGAACGGCAATGAGATGCCCCTGATGCGCGGCAAGACGATGATCATCCTGATGGATTACAACAAGGAAATCCGCCAGGTCACCTACGAATAA
- the rpiB gene encoding ribose 5-phosphate isomerase B: protein MSMIALACDHTGVALKGELAKMLDEMGLEWKDFGNYDAANRDDDYPVFGYRAAKAVASGECDRGILICGTGIGIGIAAGKVKGIRVCTCSDVYSAELSKRHNNSNILTMGARVVGTELAKMIARHWLTAEFEGGRHQRRIDMIERIENGLDPEA from the coding sequence ATGTCTATGATCGCTCTAGCCTGTGACCATACCGGGGTTGCCCTGAAGGGTGAGCTCGCCAAAATGCTCGATGAAATGGGGCTCGAATGGAAGGATTTCGGCAATTACGACGCCGCAAACCGGGATGATGACTATCCCGTCTTCGGTTACCGTGCCGCGAAGGCAGTTGCCTCCGGCGAGTGCGACCGCGGCATCCTGATCTGCGGCACCGGCATCGGCATCGGCATCGCCGCCGGCAAGGTGAAGGGCATCCGCGTCTGCACCTGCAGCGACGTCTACAGCGCCGAGCTGAGCAAGCGCCACAACAACAGCAACATCCTCACGATGGGGGCCCGCGTGGTCGGCACCGAGCTGGCCAAGATGATCGCCCGCCACTGGCTGACCGCCGAGTTCGAGGGCGGCCGGCACCAGCGCCGCATCGATATGATCGAACGGATCGAAAACGGGCTTGACCCGGAAGCCTGA
- a CDS encoding trypsin-like peptidase domain-containing protein, whose amino-acid sequence MKKMMSKKVLGVIALALVCVMAGTVLGMNRPAAQAETVVLTSPFTAAIAQVRDSVVGVNNYQIVNNYSNGYGNGGYGNGGSYGFPWDYFFGYGNGGYGNGYGNGGGYQQPEAREEKYGSGSGVVIEKEYVLTNYHVIDGAHSLKISVGDNDEKLYDATVAASDENKDVAVLYVPGLELEPVKLGDSDSLMVGDWAIAIGNPIGFTRTATAGIISALDREIESDTTTTDRFGRKQAVTNTMIQTDAAINSGNSGGGLFNTAGELIGIPTLKYSGTRYSGAAVESIGMCIPINEAKPVIEQALSADKPEVKTGEATVNNDRLGKPRLGVTIRTLRGAELTDGQIPNGAYIVEVDENGPAAKAGLQPGDILVEVNGNVIGSNEDLMAQLEGTKAGDVMKVTVWRPDTVEDVEKIQISYDGDYIENIEVTLEVLEEANNT is encoded by the coding sequence ATGAAGAAAATGATGAGTAAGAAAGTACTGGGCGTCATCGCCCTTGCGCTGGTCTGCGTGATGGCCGGCACCGTGCTCGGGATGAACCGGCCGGCGGCCCAGGCGGAGACCGTTGTACTGACCTCCCCCTTTACCGCGGCGATTGCCCAGGTGCGGGACAGTGTGGTCGGCGTGAACAATTACCAGATCGTGAACAACTACAGCAACGGCTACGGTAACGGCGGCTACGGCAACGGCGGCAGCTACGGGTTCCCGTGGGACTACTTCTTCGGCTACGGCAACGGCGGCTACGGAAACGGCTACGGCAACGGCGGCGGCTACCAGCAGCCGGAAGCCCGCGAGGAAAAGTACGGCAGCGGCAGCGGCGTGGTGATTGAGAAGGAATACGTGCTGACCAACTACCACGTGATTGACGGGGCGCACAGCCTGAAGATTTCCGTCGGCGACAACGATGAGAAACTGTATGACGCGACTGTGGCCGCGAGCGACGAGAACAAGGACGTCGCGGTGCTGTATGTGCCCGGCCTGGAGCTGGAGCCCGTGAAGCTGGGCGACAGCGACAGCCTGATGGTCGGCGACTGGGCCATCGCTATCGGCAACCCGATCGGATTTACCCGGACGGCTACCGCGGGCATCATTTCCGCCCTGGACCGTGAGATCGAAAGCGACACGACCACGACCGACCGTTTCGGCCGGAAGCAGGCGGTTACCAACACGATGATCCAGACGGACGCGGCCATCAACAGCGGCAACAGCGGCGGCGGCCTGTTCAACACCGCCGGCGAACTGATCGGCATCCCGACGCTGAAGTACAGCGGCACCCGGTATTCCGGCGCGGCGGTGGAAAGCATCGGCATGTGCATCCCGATCAATGAGGCGAAGCCCGTGATCGAGCAGGCGCTGAGCGCGGATAAGCCTGAAGTGAAAACGGGCGAAGCGACCGTGAACAATGACCGGCTGGGCAAGCCCCGCCTGGGCGTGACCATCCGGACCCTGCGCGGCGCAGAACTGACTGACGGCCAGATCCCGAACGGCGCGTATATCGTGGAAGTGGATGAGAACGGCCCGGCGGCCAAGGCCGGACTGCAGCCCGGGGACATCCTGGTGGAGGTCAACGGCAATGTGATCGGCTCCAATGAGGACCTGATGGCGCAGCTGGAAGGCACCAAGGCCGGCGACGTGATGAAGGTGACCGTATGGCGGCCGGACACGGTGGAAGACGTCGAGAAGATCCAGATCAGCTATGACGGCGACTACATCGAGAACATCGAAGTGACGCTGGAAGTGCTTGAGGAAGCGAACAATACCTGA